In Blattabacterium cuenoti, the following proteins share a genomic window:
- the rpe gene encoding ribulose-phosphate 3-epimerase encodes MKKIIAPSLLSANLAFLYRDIEMLNKSEADWLHIDIMDSSFVSNISFGFLFSKYVKKYAHKPMDVHLMILQPERYVEQLKACGADHLHIHYEACIHLNRTIYDIKENGMKVGVAVNPHTPVFLLQDIIKDIDFVLLMSVNPGYSGQKFIPQTYQKLEDTKDLILKKDSSALIEVDGGVNLENSSLLFKNGADILVAGTTIFSDSNPQKIIRRMKLGN; translated from the coding sequence ATGAAAAAAATTATAGCTCCATCCTTACTTTCAGCAAATTTAGCTTTTTTGTATCGTGATATAGAAATGCTGAATAAAAGTGAGGCAGATTGGTTACATATTGACATAATGGATTCCTCTTTCGTTTCTAATATTTCTTTTGGATTCTTGTTTAGTAAATATGTAAAAAAATATGCCCATAAGCCTATGGATGTACATTTAATGATATTACAACCAGAACGCTATGTTGAACAGTTGAAAGCTTGCGGAGCCGATCATTTACATATTCATTATGAAGCTTGTATTCATTTAAACCGAACAATTTATGATATTAAAGAAAATGGGATGAAGGTGGGAGTGGCTGTGAATCCACATACTCCAGTTTTTCTTTTACAAGACATTATTAAAGATATAGATTTTGTTTTATTGATGAGTGTTAATCCTGGTTATAGTGGACAAAAATTCATTCCTCAAACATATCAAAAATTAGAAGATACTAAGGATTTAATATTAAAAAAAGATTCTTCTGCTCTTATAGAAGTAGATGGAGGTGTAAATTTAGAAAATTCTTCTTTATTATTCAAAAATGGAGCAGATATATTAGTGGCAGGAACTACTATTTTCTCTGATTCTAATCCACAAAAAATTATTCGTAGAATGAAATTAGGAAATTAA